In Bradyrhizobium guangdongense, the sequence AAATCCCACGTCAGCTCGTGCCCGCACGATGTGCATTCGTTGCGACCCATCGTACTGGAAAACGGGGCGGATCGGTGCAACACATTGTAAGGACTCGACCGCCGGGCGCGGTCATCAAAGCTGCGGCATCGGCGCGCGATTGATGGGGTGATCATGTGGGGATCAATCGTAACGGAATGGGCCAGCCTGCTGCTGCGCTGGCTGCACGTGGTGGCCGCGATCGCCTGGATCGGCAGTTCGTTCTATTTTATTGCCCTCGACCTCAGCCTCAAGCCTCGGCGTGATCTGCCCGATGGCGTGCAGGGCGAGGCCTGGCAGGTCCATGGCGGCGGCTTCTACCGGATCATGAAATATCTGGTGGCACCAAGCCAGATGCCGGACGAGCTGACGTGGTTCAAATGGGAGGCCTACACCACCTGGCTGTCGGGCTTCGCGTTGATGGTGGTGGTGTACTATCTCGACGCCGATTTGTTCCTGATCGATAAGTCGGTTCTCGATCTGACGCCGGTCCAGGCCGGCTTGTTCAGCTTCTGCAGCCTCGCGCTGGCCTGGTTGCTTTACGAATTTGCCTGCCGCACTGGCCTCGCGCAGCGGGAGCTGCCCTTCGCCGTCGGCGGCTATCTGTTCCTGGTCGCCCTCACCTATGCCTTCACCCATGTGCTGAGCGGCCGCGGCGCCTTCAACCAGATCGCCGCGATCATCGGCACCATCATGGTGGCCAACGTCTTTGCGGTGATCATCCCGAACCAGAAGAAGATCGTCGCCAGCCTGATCGCGGGAGAAGCGCCCGATCCGAAGCTGGGCAAGACCAGCAAGGAACGCTCGGTCCACAACAATTATCTGACGCTGCCCGTCGTCGTGCTGATGATCAGCAACCACTATCCCCTGCTCTACGCGACGCGCTTCAACTGGATCATCGTTGCAATCGTGCTGGCGCTGGGACCGGTGATCCGCCATTTCTTCAACGAGGGCCATGCCGGGCGCAAATCGGCATGGTGGGTGTGGGGTGTCGCAGCAGCGGGCGCGATTGCCATTCTCTTCCTCTCCGCAGCCGGACCGCGCGAGGTGAAGACGGGCGCGTTGTCGGCGCCGCCGACGCTTGCCAATGTCGAGGACATCGTGACGTCCCGTTGCAGCATGTGCCACGCCGCCGAGCCGGTCTGGGCCGGCATCGTGACCGCGCCGAAGGGTATTCTGCTCGACGCGCCGGGGCGCATCCAGCGCAACGTCCGCCTGATCGGCCGCGTCGCGGCGTGGTCCAATGCGATGCCGCCGGGCAACGTCACGGAAATGACCAGCGACGAGCGCGCCATCCTCGCGGCCTATATCGGCGAGCGGGATCGCTGACGCCATGACGCGTCCCTGCCGCATTTCGCGGAATGAAATTCCCGACCTTCCGCTGAATTGAAAATGACTTGATCGCCCATCCGGCGTAGACAGGGACAGCGGCAGTTCAAACTGTCCAAGATCATTTTTGCATTCGGGGAAATCACAGTGGCCCTCAAGAACATCATCGGTATCGACCACGCCGTGGTCATGGTGAAAGACCTCGACAGCGCCGCCGAAAACTACCGGCAGCTCGGCTTCACCCTCTCGCCGCGCGGCACCCACAGCGCACATCTGGGCACCGGCAACTACACCATCATGTTCGACCCTGATTACATGGAGCTGCTTGGCGTGCTTGTTCCGACCGAGCACAACGCGCCGGCGCGCGCCTTTGTCGAGCGGCACGGCGAGGGCATCGAGCGCATCGCTTTCACTGCGGTCGATTCCGCCGAAGGCGCCGAGGAGATCCGCGCGCGCGGGCTCACCCCGATCGGCCCGACCGATTTCGAACGCCCTGTGACGCTGCCCGACGGCACCGTCTCGGCCGCCAAGTTCCGCACCTTCATGTGGCCGACCGCGGAAGCACCGGGCGGCGTTCGCATCTTCGCCTGTCAGCACAAGACACGCGAGACGGTGTGGATCCCCGCGTTGATGACCCACGCCAATGCGGCAAAGCGGATCCGCGAGGTGCTGATCGCAACGCCAGAGCCGGCGAAGGAAGCGGCGCATCTGGCGCGGCTGATCGATCGCGAACCGACGGCGGGAGCCGACGGTGCCGTGACGGTGGCCTCAGGCGGCGACCGCGCCGACTTCGTCTATCTGACGCTCGACCAGCTCGGCAAACGCTATCCCGGTGTGCCGCTCACTGGCCTCTCCGAACGCGGCGGCGCGGCACTGGTGCTCGTCAGCGATGACCTCGTGGC encodes:
- a CDS encoding VOC family protein; this encodes MALKNIIGIDHAVVMVKDLDSAAENYRQLGFTLSPRGTHSAHLGTGNYTIMFDPDYMELLGVLVPTEHNAPARAFVERHGEGIERIAFTAVDSAEGAEEIRARGLTPIGPTDFERPVTLPDGTVSAAKFRTFMWPTAEAPGGVRIFACQHKTRETVWIPALMTHANAAKRIREVLIATPEPAKEAAHLARLIDREPTAGADGAVTVASGGDRADFVYLTLDQLGKRYPGVPLTGLSERGGAALVLVSDDLVATEKALGSAGVRSRSAIVVPPAKANGTLLAFIAG
- a CDS encoding urate hydroxylase PuuD yields the protein MWGSIVTEWASLLLRWLHVVAAIAWIGSSFYFIALDLSLKPRRDLPDGVQGEAWQVHGGGFYRIMKYLVAPSQMPDELTWFKWEAYTTWLSGFALMVVVYYLDADLFLIDKSVLDLTPVQAGLFSFCSLALAWLLYEFACRTGLAQRELPFAVGGYLFLVALTYAFTHVLSGRGAFNQIAAIIGTIMVANVFAVIIPNQKKIVASLIAGEAPDPKLGKTSKERSVHNNYLTLPVVVLMISNHYPLLYATRFNWIIVAIVLALGPVIRHFFNEGHAGRKSAWWVWGVAAAGAIAILFLSAAGPREVKTGALSAPPTLANVEDIVTSRCSMCHAAEPVWAGIVTAPKGILLDAPGRIQRNVRLIGRVAAWSNAMPPGNVTEMTSDERAILAAYIGERDR